From Cognatishimia activa, one genomic window encodes:
- a CDS encoding helix-turn-helix domain-containing protein — protein sequence MIRRKWRKSEAVEEGPKGFDDYDFRLGDEMRGERATMGKSLLDVQRELRIKASYIAAIENSDPSAFETPGFIAGYVRSYARYLGMDPDETFSKFCTESGFQTAHGMSSEASGKRADTTVIAKPVDRDPFAAPAAPFIPAQESILARIEPRAIGSSLVLLALIAGIGYGGWSVLNEVQRVSLAPVEQTPVVLSDLDPLNEATSTTETTDAGVFTPPDTSLDRLYRPQALDVPVLVARDAPISTLNPQSVGTFTPEPSTVEVAEYVAPAAPVVPQVLEEADPEVVMFAVRPAWVRVRSANGSILFEKTLNAGEEFKVPKTELEPTLQAGMSGSIYFKLNGEIRGPAGAGSSVVRNVPIGIDAVQDNFAVADLSDDQALADFVAVAAAQSVATDQ from the coding sequence ATGATCAGGCGCAAATGGCGCAAATCTGAGGCTGTCGAAGAGGGGCCAAAAGGGTTTGACGACTATGATTTCCGGCTAGGGGACGAAATGCGTGGCGAAAGGGCCACGATGGGTAAATCGCTCCTCGACGTTCAACGGGAACTGCGCATCAAAGCCTCCTACATCGCTGCCATCGAAAATTCCGATCCATCGGCCTTTGAAACGCCGGGTTTCATTGCGGGCTATGTGCGGTCTTATGCGCGCTATCTGGGGATGGACCCAGATGAGACGTTTTCGAAATTCTGCACAGAAAGCGGTTTCCAAACGGCGCATGGGATGTCGTCAGAAGCCTCTGGGAAACGTGCTGATACCACGGTGATCGCAAAACCTGTAGACCGTGATCCATTTGCTGCGCCTGCGGCACCGTTCATTCCAGCGCAAGAATCCATTCTGGCACGTATCGAGCCACGTGCGATCGGATCTTCTCTGGTTCTTCTGGCCTTGATTGCAGGCATTGGTTACGGCGGCTGGAGCGTTCTGAATGAAGTTCAACGCGTAAGCCTCGCTCCTGTTGAGCAAACCCCAGTCGTTCTTTCTGATCTTGACCCTTTGAACGAGGCGACATCTACGACGGAAACAACAGATGCCGGTGTCTTTACACCACCTGACACAAGCCTTGATCGCCTGTACCGTCCGCAAGCTTTGGATGTGCCTGTACTCGTTGCGCGTGATGCGCCAATTTCGACGCTAAATCCACAGTCCGTTGGCACTTTCACACCGGAGCCTTCAACAGTTGAGGTTGCCGAATACGTAGCGCCAGCTGCACCAGTGGTTCCACAGGTTTTGGAAGAGGCAGATCCTGAAGTTGTAATGTTTGCAGTGCGCCCAGCTTGGGTGCGGGTACGTTCTGCCAACGGATCGATCTTGTTTGAAAAGACTCTGAATGCGGGTGAAGAGTTCAAGGTACCAAAGACAGAACTTGAACCAACTCTGCAGGCCGGCATGTCTGGTTCTATTTATTTCAAGCTCAATGGCGAAATTCGCGGACCAGCAGGTGCGGGTTCTAGCGTCGTTCGCAATGTGCCAATCGGTATTGACGCGGTGCAAGACAATTTCGCCGTTGCCGATCTCTCTGACGATCAGGCCTTGGCTGATTTTGTCGCCGTTGCGGCAGCGCAATCAGTAGCGACGGATCAATAA
- the hemA gene encoding 5-aminolevulinate synthase, with protein MDYSAKLDAALNSLHEEGRYRTFIDIERKKGQFPHAVWNKPDGTQQPITVWCGNDYLGMGQHPVVLEAMHEALDATGAGSGGTRNISGTTVYHKRLEAELADLHQKEASLLFTSAYIANDATLSTLPKLFPGLIIYSDELNHASMIEGIRRNGGAKRVFRHNDVAHLRELLSADDPTAPKLIAFESVYSMDGDIGPIAEICDLAEEFGALTYLDEVHAVGMYGPRGGGVSERDGLTDRLDIINGTLGKAFGVHGGYIAASEKMCDAIRSYAPGFIFTTSLPPVVAAGAAASIAHLKQDQTIRDQHQLQAKILKMRLKGLGLPIIDHGTHIVPVIVGNPVHTKKLSDMLLEDHGIYVQPINFPTVPRGTERLRFTPSPVHGPKEIDALVRAMDELWSHCALNRAELAG; from the coding sequence ATGGACTATTCCGCCAAACTCGATGCCGCATTGAACAGCCTTCACGAAGAAGGCCGTTACCGTACGTTTATTGATATCGAACGTAAGAAGGGTCAGTTCCCGCATGCAGTCTGGAATAAGCCAGATGGTACGCAGCAGCCGATCACTGTCTGGTGTGGCAACGACTATCTGGGCATGGGTCAACACCCGGTTGTTCTGGAAGCGATGCACGAGGCACTGGACGCAACTGGCGCGGGCTCTGGTGGTACACGCAATATCTCTGGCACCACGGTTTATCACAAACGTCTGGAAGCCGAGCTTGCTGATCTGCACCAGAAAGAAGCATCGCTTCTGTTTACCAGCGCTTACATCGCAAACGATGCAACGCTGTCGACACTGCCAAAGCTCTTTCCTGGTCTGATCATCTATTCTGATGAGCTGAACCACGCGTCGATGATTGAAGGCATTCGCCGCAACGGTGGTGCCAAACGTGTCTTCCGTCACAACGACGTGGCCCATCTGCGTGAGTTGCTGTCTGCGGATGATCCAACCGCACCAAAACTGATTGCCTTTGAATCTGTCTATTCCATGGATGGTGATATTGGTCCGATTGCCGAGATCTGCGATCTGGCAGAGGAATTCGGTGCGCTGACTTACCTTGATGAGGTACATGCGGTTGGCATGTATGGCCCGCGTGGCGGCGGTGTGTCAGAGCGTGATGGTCTGACCGATCGTCTGGACATCATCAACGGTACACTTGGTAAGGCATTTGGCGTTCACGGCGGCTATATCGCTGCCAGCGAAAAGATGTGTGACGCGATCCGCTCTTACGCGCCGGGGTTCATCTTTACGACGTCTTTGCCACCGGTTGTGGCGGCGGGTGCTGCAGCTTCCATTGCGCATCTGAAACAGGATCAGACCATTCGTGATCAGCATCAGCTGCAGGCTAAAATTCTGAAAATGCGTCTGAAAGGTCTAGGTCTGCCGATCATCGATCACGGAACCCACATTGTTCCTGTGATTGTCGGCAACCCAGTTCACACTAAGAAACTCAGCGATATGCTATTGGAAGATCACGGTATTTACGTACAGCCGATCAACTTCCCAACAGTGCCACGTGGTACAGAGCGCCTGCGTTTCACACCTTCGCCAGTTCATGGTCCAAAAGAGATCGATGCACTTGTTCGCGCGATGGATGAACTGTGGTCTCACTGTGCGCTGAATCGTGCCGAGCTTGCGGGTTAA
- a CDS encoding M20/M25/M40 family metallo-hydrolase, giving the protein MTLENVLSRIDAEMPAATDRLLDILRIQSISTDPAYKAECEKAADWLVADLKSIGIDAEKRATPGHPMVVGHVEGDGPHVLFYGHYDVQPVDPLELWDNDPFAPAIEDTANGPVIRGRGSSDDKGQLMTFVEACRAWKAEHGSLPCKITFFFEGEEESGSPSLVPFMKDNAEELKSDIALICDTGLFQSKTPAIITSLRGLLGEELTIKAANKDLHSGMFGGVAMNPIRVLTKIIAGLHDETGRVTVPDFYDGVPEMPADLAAQWKALNFDHKAFLGDVDLSEPAGEKGFTPLEMIWSRPTCEVNGITGGYTGEGFKTVLPAEASAKISFRLVGDQDPHTIRESFRAYVKSCLPADCTVEYKGHGNSKGSVMATDHPAFEQARSALSDEWPEAAAFAGCGGSIPIAGHFKNILGTDAMLIGFAKDDDQIHSPNEKYDVESFHKGIRSWARILDAMTRG; this is encoded by the coding sequence ATGACTCTGGAAAACGTACTGTCTCGTATCGACGCCGAGATGCCCGCCGCCACCGATCGCCTGCTTGATATTCTGCGAATCCAGTCGATCTCTACCGACCCGGCTTACAAGGCCGAATGTGAAAAGGCTGCGGACTGGCTGGTTGCTGATCTGAAATCCATCGGAATCGATGCAGAGAAACGCGCGACCCCTGGCCACCCGATGGTCGTTGGTCACGTCGAAGGCGATGGTCCGCATGTTCTGTTTTATGGCCACTACGATGTGCAGCCGGTTGATCCTTTGGAACTCTGGGATAATGACCCATTCGCCCCTGCCATTGAAGACACCGCAAACGGCCCGGTTATCCGTGGTCGCGGTTCCTCTGACGACAAAGGCCAGCTGATGACCTTTGTTGAAGCCTGCCGCGCCTGGAAAGCGGAACATGGCTCCCTGCCCTGCAAGATCACCTTCTTCTTTGAAGGCGAAGAGGAAAGCGGCTCACCATCATTGGTGCCTTTCATGAAAGACAATGCGGAAGAGCTGAAATCAGACATCGCTTTGATCTGTGACACCGGCCTCTTTCAATCCAAAACCCCAGCGATCATCACATCGCTTCGCGGATTGCTCGGCGAAGAGCTGACAATCAAAGCGGCCAATAAAGACCTTCACTCTGGCATGTTCGGTGGCGTCGCGATGAACCCAATCCGCGTTCTCACCAAAATCATCGCAGGTCTTCACGATGAGACGGGTCGCGTTACGGTTCCGGATTTCTACGACGGTGTTCCTGAGATGCCAGCGGATCTCGCGGCTCAATGGAAAGCGCTGAACTTTGACCACAAAGCCTTCTTGGGTGACGTCGATCTTTCCGAACCTGCGGGTGAAAAAGGTTTCACTCCGCTGGAAATGATCTGGTCTCGTCCAACCTGCGAAGTGAATGGCATCACCGGTGGTTATACAGGTGAGGGCTTCAAAACGGTTCTTCCAGCAGAGGCATCCGCCAAGATCAGCTTCCGCCTCGTCGGCGATCAGGATCCGCATACAATCCGCGAAAGCTTCCGCGCCTATGTTAAAAGCTGCCTGCCAGCAGATTGCACCGTGGAATACAAAGGCCACGGCAATTCCAAAGGCTCTGTCATGGCGACCGATCATCCGGCGTTTGAACAGGCCCGGTCAGCTCTCTCAGATGAATGGCCAGAGGCTGCTGCTTTCGCTGGCTGTGGTGGATCGATTCCAATCGCCGGTCACTTCAAAAACATTCTGGGCACGGACGCGATGCTCATTGGGTTTGCGAAGGACGATGATCAAATCCATTCACCAAACGAGAAATATGACGTCGAAAGCTTCCACAAAGGCATTCGCAGCTGGGCGCGCATCTTAGATGCCATGACCCGCGGCTAA
- a CDS encoding VOC family protein: MIDHFGINVSDFERSKAFYEHCLKPLGHSFVFRVPLEQTGGVKVGGFGKDRAGFWINECNVKPQPLHFAFSAENRAQVDAFYEAALVAGGSDNGGPGLRTHYHAHYYGAFVLDPDGNNIEAVCHKAP; this comes from the coding sequence GTGATTGATCATTTTGGAATTAACGTCAGCGACTTCGAAAGATCGAAGGCGTTCTACGAACACTGTCTGAAACCCTTGGGTCATTCATTTGTATTTCGAGTACCCCTAGAGCAAACAGGCGGTGTCAAAGTTGGTGGTTTTGGCAAAGACCGCGCAGGGTTTTGGATCAATGAATGCAATGTAAAACCGCAGCCGCTGCACTTTGCGTTTTCAGCTGAAAACAGGGCGCAAGTTGATGCTTTTTATGAAGCGGCGTTGGTTGCAGGTGGCAGCGATAATGGCGGCCCCGGTCTCAGAACGCACTATCATGCGCATTATTATGGGGCTTTTGTATTAGACCCGGACGGCAACAACATCGAAGCCGTTTGCCATAAGGCGCCTTAA
- a CDS encoding alanyl-tRNA editing protein yields the protein MTDPLFREDPYLRETTGYVEAHTPEGGIILDASIFYPTGGGQPGDSGNLIWDTGTLAIATAVKADGDKIALVPAEPAALPPVGAKVIQQLDWERRHRHMRVHTALHLLSVVIPLPVTGGSISAEKGRLDFDMPEAPEDKELLQSQLNELISQDYTVAEDWITDAELDANPGLVKTMSVRPPSGAGRVRLVRIGQGDDQIDLQPCGGTHVARTSEIGSIRIGKIEKKGRQNRRVNIFLND from the coding sequence ATGACCGACCCGCTGTTTCGCGAAGACCCATATCTGCGAGAAACCACTGGCTATGTCGAAGCCCACACGCCAGAAGGCGGCATCATTCTGGATGCCAGCATTTTCTATCCAACAGGCGGCGGTCAACCTGGCGATAGCGGCAACCTGATCTGGGATACAGGAACCTTAGCGATAGCCACGGCCGTCAAAGCAGATGGCGACAAAATTGCGCTTGTGCCTGCGGAACCGGCCGCCTTGCCACCGGTTGGCGCTAAGGTCATCCAACAACTCGACTGGGAGCGCCGCCATCGCCATATGCGCGTTCACACAGCTCTGCACCTGCTGTCGGTGGTCATCCCATTGCCGGTCACTGGTGGCTCGATCAGCGCTGAGAAAGGTCGGTTGGATTTCGATATGCCCGAAGCGCCGGAAGACAAAGAACTGCTGCAGTCCCAACTCAATGAGCTGATCTCACAGGACTATACAGTGGCTGAGGATTGGATCACTGATGCGGAACTGGATGCCAACCCAGGTCTTGTGAAAACCATGTCGGTGCGCCCACCCAGTGGCGCAGGTCGCGTCAGATTGGTTCGGATCGGGCAGGGTGACGATCAGATTGATCTCCAACCCTGCGGTGGCACCCATGTTGCACGCACAAGTGAGATTGGTTCGATACGGATTGGCAAGATTGAGAAGAAAGGGCGTCAGAACAGACGGGTGAATATCTTCCTGAACGATTGA
- a CDS encoding DUF3772 domain-containing protein, with the protein MFNALRVLVTTVLFLSSTVFLWAQSTTPDYAAWQSVATRATEAVDAGRASDTALEDLRSQLVSWRNTFDEARSTNSNAIEIVSAQLDALGPEPEGGEPAEISTQRQSLTASLSVLRAPVQTAEVAYTEADGLIGGVDDILRERQSDALLQRGPIPLNPVYWPDAAEEALGSLIGTWNEINSAWKNPIQFAELKKNAPEVIFLLALAFLLLSRGRRWFVRLAQSIQVQSATLGRWLAASAVSLGQIILPLAGLWALISAVYATGMPGLRGELILSNLMWAGFLFLGSIWLGAQVFPKSMQVDPFIRLPLEQRIAGRLYASILGALLGFEVLLSELARYDTWSDASKAVIYFPIFVLTGVVFWRLAVLLRQHRTEGGDINYGDRLIALMGSVLFGIAIFGISMSAIGYFNGSLKLMIPTITTLQVLAVVLVLQRVVMAVFSLATGDGEGAKDSLIPVLIGVALVVAAMPVLAMVWGARSSDLAEVWLRLTQGVQIGDTQYSPTDFFTFLLIFFAGFTLTRLLQGAMKNSILPKTKMDRGGQNAVVSGLGYVGIFLAALIAINATGLDLSSIALVAGALSVGIGFGLQNVVSNFVSGIILLIERPVSEGDWIEVGGNMGYVRNISVRSTRIETFDRTDVIVPNADLVSGTVTNYTRGNTIGRVIVPVGVAYGTDPRKVEKILLEVANNHPMVVQHPEPSVIFQGFGASSLDFEIRAILRDVNWVLSVKSELNFAIAERFMAEGIEIPFPQTDIWLRNPEALPGHGQKPKDKDQESVE; encoded by the coding sequence ATGTTTAACGCATTGCGCGTTTTGGTGACGACCGTGCTGTTTCTGAGCAGCACGGTTTTTCTTTGGGCACAGAGTACAACGCCTGATTATGCAGCATGGCAAAGCGTTGCCACACGCGCCACGGAAGCCGTTGATGCGGGCAGGGCGTCAGATACCGCCCTTGAAGACCTGCGCAGTCAATTGGTGAGCTGGCGCAATACCTTTGACGAGGCGCGCAGCACCAACAGCAATGCAATCGAAATAGTCAGCGCACAGCTTGATGCGCTAGGCCCAGAACCCGAAGGCGGTGAACCAGCTGAAATTTCCACTCAGCGACAGTCCTTAACAGCTAGCCTTTCGGTTCTACGTGCACCGGTTCAAACCGCAGAGGTTGCCTATACCGAAGCGGACGGATTGATCGGAGGCGTGGATGACATTCTGCGCGAACGCCAGTCGGATGCGCTTCTGCAGCGTGGTCCGATTCCACTGAACCCGGTCTATTGGCCGGATGCCGCCGAAGAAGCGCTTGGCTCTCTTATCGGCACCTGGAATGAGATCAACTCGGCTTGGAAGAACCCAATCCAATTCGCCGAACTCAAAAAGAACGCTCCAGAAGTCATCTTCCTGCTGGCCCTGGCATTCCTGCTGTTGTCGCGAGGCCGCCGCTGGTTTGTGCGTCTGGCGCAATCAATTCAGGTTCAATCCGCCACGCTCGGTCGGTGGCTTGCAGCATCGGCAGTCTCTTTGGGCCAGATCATCCTGCCTTTGGCAGGCCTCTGGGCACTTATCTCAGCGGTCTATGCAACCGGTATGCCAGGGCTTCGCGGGGAGTTGATCCTGTCAAACCTGATGTGGGCGGGTTTTCTCTTTTTGGGGTCGATTTGGCTTGGCGCGCAAGTCTTCCCGAAGTCCATGCAGGTCGATCCATTTATTCGCCTGCCGCTTGAACAACGTATTGCTGGCCGACTCTATGCGAGCATATTGGGAGCATTGCTAGGCTTTGAGGTGCTGCTTAGCGAACTCGCGCGCTATGATACTTGGTCAGATGCCTCCAAGGCAGTGATCTATTTCCCAATTTTTGTTCTCACAGGCGTAGTTTTCTGGCGCCTTGCAGTTCTGCTGCGTCAGCACCGGACTGAAGGAGGCGATATCAACTATGGAGACCGCTTGATTGCCCTGATGGGGAGCGTGCTCTTTGGTATTGCCATCTTTGGTATCAGCATGTCCGCGATTGGCTACTTTAATGGCAGCCTCAAACTCATGATCCCAACGATCACTACACTGCAGGTTCTGGCAGTGGTGCTTGTTCTGCAACGTGTGGTGATGGCGGTTTTCTCTCTGGCGACGGGGGATGGTGAAGGGGCCAAAGACAGCCTCATTCCCGTTCTCATAGGCGTCGCTCTGGTTGTTGCGGCGATGCCGGTTCTGGCCATGGTCTGGGGCGCCCGCAGCTCTGATCTCGCAGAAGTGTGGCTTCGGCTCACGCAGGGTGTTCAAATCGGCGACACGCAATATTCGCCAACTGATTTCTTTACCTTCCTGTTGATTTTCTTTGCTGGCTTCACACTGACGCGCCTGCTGCAGGGCGCGATGAAAAATTCTATTCTACCCAAAACGAAAATGGATCGTGGTGGTCAGAATGCTGTGGTCTCTGGGCTTGGTTACGTCGGTATCTTCCTTGCGGCCCTTATAGCGATCAACGCGACAGGACTTGATCTTAGCTCCATCGCGCTTGTTGCTGGTGCGCTCTCTGTCGGCATCGGTTTTGGTTTGCAGAATGTGGTCTCTAACTTCGTCAGTGGCATCATCCTGCTGATTGAGCGCCCAGTCTCAGAAGGCGATTGGATCGAGGTTGGCGGCAATATGGGCTACGTGCGTAATATCTCGGTGCGCTCCACCCGCATCGAAACTTTCGACCGCACCGATGTGATTGTGCCTAACGCGGATCTCGTCAGCGGTACTGTGACGAACTACACGCGCGGCAACACGATTGGTCGCGTGATTGTACCCGTTGGAGTCGCTTATGGGACCGATCCACGCAAGGTCGAGAAAATTCTGCTGGAGGTCGCCAACAATCACCCAATGGTGGTCCAACATCCGGAACCCAGTGTTATTTTCCAAGGGTTCGGTGCGAGTTCTTTAGATTTTGAAATTCGTGCCATCTTACGCGATGTGAACTGGGTCCTGAGCGTGAAGTCAGAGTTGAACTTCGCCATCGCAGAACGTTTCATGGCGGAAGGCATCGAGATTCCATTCCCGCAGACAGATATCTGGCTGCGCAACCCGGAGGCTCTGCCGGGCCATGGCCAGAAGCCAAAAGACAAGGATCAGGAGAGCGTTGAATGA
- a CDS encoding cysteine synthase A, translated as MRNPQNLADAIGNTPLIRLNKASEETGCEIWGKAEFMNPGQSVKDRAALYIIKDAIARGDLRPGGTIVEGTAGNTGIGLALVGASMGFKTVIVIPETQSQEKKDMIRLAGAELVQVPAAPYKNPNNYVRYSGRLAEEMARNSNEGVIWANQFDNVANRQAHIETTGPEIWEQTGGKVDGFVCAIGSGGTLAGVGAALQPKGVKVALADPMGSGMFTIYRDGAPNAEGSSITEGIGQGRVTANLEGFTPDMLYQVSDNEALPVVFDLLQHEGLCLGGSSGINVAGAIKMAKEMGPGHTIVTVLCDYGTRYQSKLFNPTFLKEKGLPVPSWLNEGPQSIPGVFEDV; from the coding sequence ATGCGTAACCCTCAGAATCTAGCCGACGCCATTGGCAACACCCCATTGATCCGCCTGAACAAGGCAAGTGAAGAAACAGGGTGTGAGATTTGGGGCAAAGCCGAGTTCATGAACCCTGGCCAGTCTGTTAAGGACCGCGCCGCGCTTTATATCATCAAAGATGCGATCGCTCGCGGCGACCTGCGTCCGGGTGGCACAATTGTGGAAGGCACCGCAGGCAACACCGGTATCGGTCTTGCGCTGGTTGGCGCCTCCATGGGGTTCAAAACCGTGATCGTGATCCCCGAAACCCAGAGCCAGGAAAAGAAAGACATGATCCGGCTCGCGGGGGCGGAGCTCGTGCAGGTGCCAGCGGCGCCCTACAAGAACCCAAACAACTATGTCCGCTATTCTGGCCGACTGGCCGAAGAAATGGCACGCAATTCCAACGAAGGTGTGATCTGGGCGAACCAGTTTGACAACGTCGCCAACCGCCAAGCCCATATAGAGACCACTGGTCCTGAGATTTGGGAACAGACCGGCGGCAAGGTGGACGGTTTCGTTTGTGCCATTGGATCAGGGGGCACACTGGCCGGCGTTGGCGCAGCGCTTCAGCCAAAAGGTGTGAAAGTGGCACTGGCTGATCCCATGGGTTCTGGCATGTTCACCATCTATCGCGACGGCGCACCGAATGCGGAAGGTTCTTCAATCACCGAAGGCATCGGGCAGGGGCGCGTGACGGCAAACCTCGAAGGCTTCACTCCGGATATGCTGTATCAGGTCTCAGATAATGAGGCCCTGCCAGTGGTTTTTGATTTACTGCAACACGAAGGTCTATGTTTGGGCGGCTCTTCGGGCATCAACGTCGCAGGCGCGATCAAGATGGCCAAAGAAATGGGCCCAGGGCACACCATTGTGACCGTCCTATGCGACTACGGTACACGCTATCAGTCCAAATTGTTCAACCCGACCTTCCTAAAAGAAAAAGGTCTACCGGTGCCCAGCTGGCTGAATGAAGGCCCGCAAAGCATTCCGGGCGTGTTTGAAGACGTTTGA
- a CDS encoding NUDIX domain-containing protein — MSTLFFYGTLRHKPLLEIVLGRGLNEDDVIAGIAEGYTARAVKGADFPVIVFGGRGAPGFVVKNLTEEEVARLNFYEGGFDYSLTPIDIKTDTGAMTAHVYFPMPDQLHAAGPWDFDKWVESWSELTCLAAQEAMSYFGEKSHEELDFMFPSIRARAASKIAAQRENHALSPSRFTRDDVVASSIDRKHAGFFTLEEHTVTHRSYRGHTVENVKREVFVGSDASLLLPYDAKRDRVLLVEQFRTGPWARGDQAPWMLEPIAGRIDPGETAEGAALREAEEEANITVSKLHSIAKVYASPGCNTEFFHIFVGEADLPDDITGVAGLDTEAEDIKSYLFSFDELMEMVDRYQAANAPLVLAALWLARRRDAIRAST; from the coding sequence TTGTCAACATTGTTTTTCTACGGAACGCTCCGGCACAAACCTTTGCTGGAGATCGTCTTAGGGCGTGGCTTGAACGAAGACGACGTTATCGCCGGCATTGCCGAGGGGTATACAGCGCGCGCCGTCAAAGGTGCTGATTTCCCGGTGATTGTGTTTGGAGGTCGGGGTGCGCCAGGGTTTGTGGTGAAAAACCTAACCGAAGAAGAAGTCGCTCGGCTGAATTTCTATGAAGGCGGCTTTGATTATTCACTGACTCCAATTGACATCAAAACCGATACAGGGGCTATGACAGCCCATGTCTATTTCCCGATGCCCGATCAACTGCATGCGGCAGGGCCCTGGGATTTTGATAAATGGGTAGAAAGCTGGTCAGAGCTGACCTGCCTCGCAGCGCAGGAGGCCATGAGCTATTTTGGTGAGAAATCACACGAAGAACTTGACTTTATGTTCCCTAGCATTCGCGCACGGGCTGCGTCTAAAATCGCTGCGCAACGCGAAAATCATGCGTTAAGTCCAAGTCGGTTCACGCGAGATGATGTGGTGGCATCCTCAATTGATCGCAAGCACGCAGGCTTCTTTACGCTTGAAGAACATACGGTTACACACCGATCTTATCGTGGGCACACAGTTGAAAACGTGAAGCGCGAAGTCTTTGTTGGGTCAGATGCATCGCTGCTATTGCCCTATGATGCAAAACGTGATCGCGTTTTGTTGGTCGAGCAATTCAGAACCGGCCCATGGGCGCGGGGTGATCAAGCGCCATGGATGCTTGAGCCGATCGCAGGGCGCATTGATCCGGGCGAAACAGCTGAGGGGGCCGCTCTGCGTGAGGCAGAAGAAGAGGCCAATATCACCGTTTCGAAATTGCATTCGATTGCAAAGGTCTACGCGTCTCCGGGCTGTAACACCGAGTTTTTTCATATCTTTGTGGGCGAAGCTGACCTGCCAGATGACATCACCGGTGTCGCCGGGCTTGATACCGAAGCCGAAGATATCAAGTCATATCTCTTCAGCTTTGATGAACTCATGGAGATGGTAGATCGCTATCAAGCAGCCAATGCTCCATTGGTTTTGGCAGCACTTTGGTTGGCGCGACGTCGCGACGCGATACGGGCTTCGACTTGA
- a CDS encoding TrgA family protein: MPTAAKLMSAIALGLLAIVVSEQVKPLLPEGTDFGYFSLVNAGFAAYVGWKLIGKRAGRGVAQSINNGLTGMLAMLLLVLFAHSFWIMYENSRKLRYGSVSEAIQDIFSMMTEYGLLLLQVNIITTLLGGAVFCGLLAEATSRRWR, translated from the coding sequence ATGCCAACAGCAGCAAAGCTCATGTCAGCCATTGCGCTTGGATTGCTCGCGATTGTCGTGTCAGAGCAGGTGAAGCCCCTGCTGCCTGAAGGCACGGATTTTGGGTATTTCTCATTGGTGAACGCGGGCTTCGCTGCCTATGTGGGTTGGAAGCTCATAGGCAAACGCGCTGGACGCGGGGTGGCGCAGAGCATCAACAATGGGCTCACAGGAATGCTGGCCATGTTGCTGCTGGTCCTTTTCGCGCACTCATTCTGGATCATGTATGAAAACTCGCGAAAACTGCGCTACGGCAGTGTATCTGAGGCGATCCAGGATATCTTTTCGATGATGACTGAATATGGCTTGCTTTTGCTGCAGGTTAACATCATCACAACTTTGCTGGGCGGCGCTGTCTTCTGCGGCCTGCTGGCAGAAGCCACCTCCCGACGCTGGAGATAG